The Megalobrama amblycephala isolate DHTTF-2021 linkage group LG7, ASM1881202v1, whole genome shotgun sequence genome window below encodes:
- the LOC125271611 gene encoding polymeric immunoglobulin receptor-like isoform X2: protein MMIKCEHPQYKTKPKYICKESDGCSERKNPGVQDEWMENGDVSLYDDTRAGVLMVFFRELKAADAGTYRCGVNVSHYTESFTELQLNVTDDAMFVTESAHLGEEVNISCQIPEEHKVHFCKEDDNHICQNISTSTVTEMNGSSERNEERVFTVSISNVSVRDAGVYWCGAETRDTHLTFISLNTKIQLNLILAPVVRREGESAEIIFSYDSIYKSKSKSLCKGKCSTRDRNTLNEEKETKTDRLTLNDDVTARVFTGTITGLTAEDAGKYWCAVTLERDVNYLYTHLIVIMNEELNLTKYEGDDMSIQCKHHDEHQKLFCKAHEPSMCVKDGVSLETIRDDRFSFSDEASTGVFTVNITDLREEDSGIYWCGAHIITKANLQLL, encoded by the exons ATGATGATTAAGTGTGAACATCCTCAATACAAAACCAAGCCAAAATACATCTGTAAAGAATCAGATGGATGTTCAGAGAGGAAGAATCCAGGAGTTcaggatgaatggatggagaATGGAGATGTTTCTTTATATGACGACACCAGAGCAGGAGTCTTGATGGTGTTTTTTAGAGAGCTGAAAGCTGCAGATGCAGGAACATACAGGTGTGGAGTGAATGTGTCTCACTATACTGAGAGCTTCACTGAACTTCAGCTGAACGTCACAGACG ATGCAATGTTTGTGACTGAATCTGCTCATCTTGGTGAAGAAGTCAACATCAGCTGTCAGATCCCAGAGGAACATAAAGTTCATTTCTGCAAAGAGGATGATAATCACATCTGTCAAAATATCAGCACATCTACAGTGACAGAAATGAATGGTTCATCTGAGAGAAATGAAGAGAGAGTTTTTACAGTGAGCATCAGTAATGTGAGCGTGAGAGATGCTGGAGTTTACTGGTGTGGAGCAGAAACCAGAGACACACATTTGACTTTCATCTCCCTGAACACCAAAATTCAGCTCAACCTCATCT tGGCTCCAGTAGTGAGACGTGAAGGAGAATCTGCTGAGATCATCTTCTCTTATGATTCAATCTATAAATCAAAGTCAAAGTCTCTCTGTAAGGGGAAGTGCTCCACTAGAGATAGAAATACTCTCAATGAAGAGAAAGAGACCAAGACTGACAGATTGACTCTGAATGATGACGTCACTGCACGTGTCTTCACTGGGACCATCACTGGACTGACAGCAGAGGATGCTGGAAAATACTGGTGTGCAGTGACATTAGAGAGAGACGTGAATTATCTTTACACTCATCTGATCGTCATCATGAACGAGG AGCTGAACTTGACTAAGTATGAAGGAGACGACATGTCAATCCAGTGCAAACATCATGATGAACATCAGAAACTCTTCTGCAAAGCACATGAACCCTCCATGTGTGTGAAGGATGGAGTTTCATTGGAGACGATCAGAGATGATCGATTCTCTTTCAGTGATGAAGCTTCTACTGGAGTCTTTACTGTGAACATCACTGATCTGAGAGAAGAGGATTCTGGGATATACTGGTGTGGAGCTCACATCATCACTAAAGCCAACCTCCAACTGTTATAA
- the LOC125271611 gene encoding polymeric immunoglobulin receptor-like isoform X1, translated as MTDSCCKVSKRVMVNIGETATFSCEYSQNHINDPKIIFKEGKDSIEMIYSTWKKEERFSVSNNRHNLMTVRISAVRPDDGGVYLCGVSIREQSYNYFIINTVHLHIGSKVGVSRVSGYSGGRMMIKCEHPQYKTKPKYICKESDGCSERKNPGVQDEWMENGDVSLYDDTRAGVLMVFFRELKAADAGTYRCGVNVSHYTESFTELQLNVTDDAMFVTESAHLGEEVNISCQIPEEHKVHFCKEDDNHICQNISTSTVTEMNGSSERNEERVFTVSISNVSVRDAGVYWCGAETRDTHLTFISLNTKIQLNLILAPVVRREGESAEIIFSYDSIYKSKSKSLCKGKCSTRDRNTLNEEKETKTDRLTLNDDVTARVFTGTITGLTAEDAGKYWCAVTLERDVNYLYTHLIVIMNEELNLTKYEGDDMSIQCKHHDEHQKLFCKAHEPSMCVKDGVSLETIRDDRFSFSDEASTGVFTVNITDLREEDSGIYWCGAHIITKANLQLL; from the exons ATGACAGATTCATGTTGTAAAGTGTCAAAGAGAGTGATGGTGAATATTGGAGAAACTGCAACATTCAGCTGTGAATATTCACAGAATCATATTAACGATCCCAAGATCATATTCAAAGAAGGAAAAGACTCTATTGAGATGATTTACAGCACATGGAAGAAGGAAGAAAGATTCAGTGTTTCTAATAACAGACACAATCTCATGACTGTGAGAATTTCTGCTGTGAGACCAGATGATGGAGGAGTTTATTTATGTGGAGTTTCGATCAGAGAACAATCGTACAATTACTTCATTATTAATACTGTTCATCTACATATTGGTT CTAAAGTGGGCGTGTCTAGAGTGAGCGGATACTCAGGAGGTCGTATGATGATTAAGTGTGAACATCCTCAATACAAAACCAAGCCAAAATACATCTGTAAAGAATCAGATGGATGTTCAGAGAGGAAGAATCCAGGAGTTcaggatgaatggatggagaATGGAGATGTTTCTTTATATGACGACACCAGAGCAGGAGTCTTGATGGTGTTTTTTAGAGAGCTGAAAGCTGCAGATGCAGGAACATACAGGTGTGGAGTGAATGTGTCTCACTATACTGAGAGCTTCACTGAACTTCAGCTGAACGTCACAGACG ATGCAATGTTTGTGACTGAATCTGCTCATCTTGGTGAAGAAGTCAACATCAGCTGTCAGATCCCAGAGGAACATAAAGTTCATTTCTGCAAAGAGGATGATAATCACATCTGTCAAAATATCAGCACATCTACAGTGACAGAAATGAATGGTTCATCTGAGAGAAATGAAGAGAGAGTTTTTACAGTGAGCATCAGTAATGTGAGCGTGAGAGATGCTGGAGTTTACTGGTGTGGAGCAGAAACCAGAGACACACATTTGACTTTCATCTCCCTGAACACCAAAATTCAGCTCAACCTCATCT tGGCTCCAGTAGTGAGACGTGAAGGAGAATCTGCTGAGATCATCTTCTCTTATGATTCAATCTATAAATCAAAGTCAAAGTCTCTCTGTAAGGGGAAGTGCTCCACTAGAGATAGAAATACTCTCAATGAAGAGAAAGAGACCAAGACTGACAGATTGACTCTGAATGATGACGTCACTGCACGTGTCTTCACTGGGACCATCACTGGACTGACAGCAGAGGATGCTGGAAAATACTGGTGTGCAGTGACATTAGAGAGAGACGTGAATTATCTTTACACTCATCTGATCGTCATCATGAACGAGG AGCTGAACTTGACTAAGTATGAAGGAGACGACATGTCAATCCAGTGCAAACATCATGATGAACATCAGAAACTCTTCTGCAAAGCACATGAACCCTCCATGTGTGTGAAGGATGGAGTTTCATTGGAGACGATCAGAGATGATCGATTCTCTTTCAGTGATGAAGCTTCTACTGGAGTCTTTACTGTGAACATCACTGATCTGAGAGAAGAGGATTCTGGGATATACTGGTGTGGAGCTCACATCATCACTAAAGCCAACCTCCAACTGTTATAA
- the LOC125271614 gene encoding B-cell receptor CD22-like: protein MSQGPAPLLLLFLLMIPGVSSAGWGVSYSPSHICALKNSSVIMSCSYTYPTGLQIKKVFWTKGAVKEDVESPDLSEDPEFSQRLQYLGDKQQNCTIRLSHVTLKDSDMYYFRFITDKNKWIGKPGVTLSVTDLQVESPERVTEGDSVRLTCKSSCTLTDRATFIWYRNSQPLTERRDRNNELLLQSVRREDAGRYSCAVHGHNHISPAVQLNVMYPPKSVSVSISPSGEIVSGDSVTLICSSDSNPPALNFSWFKENESSAVGSGQSFSALQSGRFYCQAHNQHGSQRSDAVTVTVHHGAGRNVIVIAATSGGLFFIIIIITIFIIFLIMRKRRDGQTKKQISDANEDTYTALELKSTTSDLYDTLTTVHPRAPEDSCRTLDPQSFSKHENPSINRKMLQ from the exons ATGTCACAGGGACCGGCTCCTCTTCTTCTGCTGTTTCTGCTCATGATTCCAG GGGTTTCTAGTGCTGGTTGGGGTGTGAGTTACAGTCCTTCACACATCTGTGCACTAAAGAACTCATCAGTGATAATGAGCTGCTCTTATACATACCCTACTGGACTTCAGATCAAGAAAGTGTTCTGGACCAAAGGTGCTGTAAAGGAGGATGTAGAGTCTCCAGATCTGTCTGAGGACCCTGAATTCAGTCAGAGGCTTCAGTATCTGGGAGATAAACAGCAGAACTGCACCATCAGActgagtcatgtgacactgaaggattCAGACATGTACTATTTCAGATTCATCACTGATAAAAACAAATGGATTGGTAAACCAGGAGTGACTCTTTCTGTCACAG atcttcaggtggagtctcctgagagagtgacagagggagattcagtccgtCTGACATGTAAAAGCAGCTGCACTCTGACTGACAGAGCAACATTCATCTGGTACAGAAACTCACAGCCATTAACTGAGAGAAGAGACAGAAACAATGAACTCCTGCTGCAGTCAGTCAGAAGAGAGGATGCAGGCAGATATAGCTGTGCTGTACACGGACACAATCACATCTCTCCTGCTGTTCAGCTCAATGTCATGT aCCCTCCAAAGAGCGTCTCAGTGTCCATCAGTccatctggtgaaatagtgtcaggagattcagtgactctgatctgcagcagtgattcaaaccctcctgctctgaacttcagctggtttaaggagaatgaaagctcagctgttggatctggacagagtttcagtgcaCTACAGAGTGGACGCTTCTACTGTCAGGCTCACAATCAACATGGATCTCAGAGATCAGATGCTGTAACTGTCACAG TTCATCATGGTGCTGGTAGGAATGTGATTGTGATCGCAGCGACATCTGGAGGAttattcttcatcatcatcatcatcaccatcttcATCATCTTTTTAATAAT GAGGAAACGAAGGGATGGTCAAACTAAAAAACAG ATCTCTGATGCCAATGAAGACACATATACAGCTCTTGAGCTCAAGTCCACGACCTCTGACCTGTACGACACACTCACA ACGGTTCATCCCAGAGCTCCTGAAGACTCCTGCAGGACTCTTGATCCTCAGAGCTTTtctaaacatgagaatccatca ATCAACAGGAAGATGCTGCAGTAA